Within Streptomyces antibioticus, the genomic segment ATCACTTCTCGGATGGTGCGGATGCTACGGACGGTGCGGTCACGGCGAGCCGGGAGCGGCGGTAGCCGTATCCGAAGTAGAACACGAGCCCGACCGCCATCCAGACTCCGAAGACCACCCAGGTGACGGCCGACAGGCTGCCCATCATCCAGACGCAGAACGCGAAGCCCAGCGCGGGCAGCACCGGCGAGAGCGGCACCCGGAAGGTGCGGGGCATCTCGGGACGGCTGCGGCGCAGCACCACGACGGCCACGTTCACGAGCGCGAAGGCGAACAGCGTGCCGATGCTGGTGGCGTCGGCGAGCTGGCCCAGCGGGATCGCGGCGGCCAGCACCCCGCAGAACAGGGACACGATCAGCGTGTTGGCGCGGGGCGTGCCGGTCTTCGGGTGGACCTTCGAGAACACCTTGGGCACCAGACCGTCCCGGGACATCGCGAACAGGATGCGGGTCTGGCCGTAGAGGACAGTCAGGACGACGCTGGCGATGGCGATGACCGCGCAGAAGGCGAGCAGGGTGCCCCAGAAGGACTGGCCGGTCACCTCGCGCATGATCTGGGCGAGCGCGGCCTCGGAGTCCCCGAACCGCTGCCAGGGCTTGGCGCCGACGGCGACGGCGGCGACCAGGACGTACAGCGCGGTGACGATGACCAGGGACAGCATGATCGCCCGCGGCAGGTCGCGCTGGGCGTTCTTGGCCTCCTCACCGGCGGTGGAGGCGGCGTCGAAGCCGATGTACGAGAAGAAGAGCGTGGCCCCGGCGGCGCTGACGCCCGCCATGCCCAGCGGCATGA encodes:
- a CDS encoding amino acid permease, with amino-acid sequence MLDQGAPPQDRTQAAPPSPGPAARLMRRKPVERLVAEGGHGEGGSLRRTLGLWQLTMISIGATLGTGIFVVLGEAVPKAGPAVTLSFVIAGLTALFSALSYAELAGTIPVAGSSYSYAYATMGELVAWVCGWCLVLEYGVSVAAVAVGWGEYLNELLDGTIGVTIPDALSAPPGDGGVFNLPALIVVLLAMAFLLGGARESARANTVMVVVKIAALVMFCAIGVQGLRSGNYENFMPLGMAGVSAAGATLFFSYIGFDAASTAGEEAKNAQRDLPRAIMLSLVIVTALYVLVAAVAVGAKPWQRFGDSEAALAQIMREVTGQSFWGTLLAFCAVIAIASVVLTVLYGQTRILFAMSRDGLVPKVFSKVHPKTGTPRANTLIVSLFCGVLAAAIPLGQLADATSIGTLFAFALVNVAVVVLRRSRPEMPRTFRVPLSPVLPALGFAFCVWMMGSLSAVTWVVFGVWMAVGLVFYFGYGYRRSRLAVTAPSVASAPSEK